A genomic window from Acidobacteriota bacterium includes:
- a CDS encoding glycosyltransferase family 39 protein: MRRGGLLLVLVCLLTFVFALGRSAITDSDEAYYAEAAREMVVSGDWTTPHYNFEPRLQKPVLFYWLIASTYAVAGVDELNARVWSALAGTGLALVAAAIGRRWFGRAEGLVAGAIVATGFGVAPFARQSLPDMPLAFFVTVSIWAAFEALSPAEVVPRTPDRRHGHGWLFVAAAAAALGMLDKGPVAIALPVTVLAPWLAWRARRGDRRWPDALRPVPLATAAGVFLLIAAPWYLAVMHAQGLDYARQFFIGENVDRFATSTYNQWRGWMYVPVIIAGLLPWSAYFVLWRPALADALAGRRRTTPVEMRLISWTLGPLAFFMLSVGSQPRYILPCLVPLSILLGRSIWSRATAAETRRLDAFRLSSVLATLMMLAVSALLWRAAAIFARAGADVTTAGPVAMTLLSAVAVVGACVAARRRLPLVVGGAAALALGVFAGTLLSPPRPEPAEIVGAILRTAPRDVQVCSCGAFARTLTLYAERPVVIADVTPADPGQLLEVLDSPGRSIAVVDARTLAVVEREGRRFPRLADVTYLNLGVWQRGETLLRPDPAWVQRVIVIANR, encoded by the coding sequence ATGCGCCGCGGCGGGCTCCTGCTGGTCCTCGTCTGCCTGCTGACGTTCGTGTTCGCGCTCGGACGATCCGCCATCACCGATTCCGACGAGGCGTACTACGCCGAGGCGGCGCGCGAGATGGTCGTCAGCGGCGACTGGACGACGCCGCACTACAACTTCGAGCCGCGGCTGCAGAAGCCGGTGCTGTTCTACTGGCTCATCGCGTCGACGTATGCGGTGGCGGGTGTGGACGAGCTCAACGCGCGTGTCTGGTCGGCGCTGGCCGGCACGGGCCTGGCGCTCGTCGCGGCGGCCATCGGACGCCGCTGGTTCGGGCGGGCGGAAGGTCTCGTCGCCGGCGCGATCGTCGCCACGGGCTTCGGCGTCGCGCCGTTCGCCCGCCAATCGCTGCCCGACATGCCGCTCGCGTTCTTCGTCACCGTCTCGATCTGGGCGGCGTTCGAAGCGCTCTCGCCTGCTGAGGTGGTTCCCCGGACCCCGGATCGACGGCACGGGCACGGTTGGCTGTTCGTCGCGGCCGCCGCCGCGGCTCTGGGCATGCTGGACAAGGGCCCCGTGGCCATCGCGCTGCCGGTCACGGTCCTCGCACCCTGGCTCGCGTGGCGCGCGCGCCGCGGCGACCGGCGCTGGCCCGACGCGCTGCGCCCCGTGCCGCTCGCGACCGCCGCGGGCGTGTTCCTGCTGATCGCGGCGCCGTGGTATCTCGCCGTGATGCACGCGCAGGGCCTGGACTACGCCCGCCAGTTCTTCATCGGTGAGAACGTCGATCGCTTCGCGACGTCCACCTACAACCAGTGGCGCGGCTGGATGTACGTCCCGGTCATCATCGCGGGTCTCCTGCCGTGGTCCGCGTACTTCGTGCTGTGGCGGCCGGCGCTGGCGGACGCGCTCGCCGGTCGGCGCCGGACGACGCCGGTCGAGATGCGGCTGATCTCTTGGACGCTCGGTCCGCTCGCGTTCTTCATGCTCTCGGTCGGCAGCCAGCCTCGCTACATCCTGCCGTGCCTCGTGCCGCTGTCGATCCTGCTCGGACGTTCGATCTGGTCGCGCGCGACCGCCGCCGAGACCCGCCGGCTCGATGCCTTCCGGCTCTCGTCGGTGCTCGCCACGCTCATGATGCTGGCGGTCAGCGCGCTGCTCTGGCGCGCCGCGGCCATCTTCGCGCGTGCGGGCGCGGACGTCACCACGGCCGGGCCCGTGGCGATGACGCTGCTGTCCGCCGTGGCCGTGGTTGGCGCGTGCGTCGCCGCCCGCCGGCGGTTGCCGCTCGTCGTCGGCGGCGCCGCCGCGCTCGCGCTCGGCGTGTTCGCCGGCACGCTGCTGTCGCCGCCGCGTCCCGAACCGGCCGAAATCGTCGGTGCCATCCTGCGCACGGCGCCGCGCGACGTGCAGGTCTGCTCCTGCGGTGCGTTCGCGCGGACGCTGACGCTCTACGCCGAGCGCCCGGTCGTGATCGCGGACGTCACGCCCGCCGATCCGGGCCAGTTGCTGGAGGTGCTCGACTCGCCGGGCCGATCGATTGCCGTGGTCGATGCGCGTACGCTGGCCGTTGTCGAGCGTGAGGGACGCCGCTTTCCGCGGCTCGCCGACGTCACGTACTTGAATCTCGGTGTCTGGCAGCGTGGCGAGACGCTGCTCCGTCCGGACCCTGCATGGGTGCAACGCGTGATCGTGATCGCGAACCGATGA
- the nuoK gene encoding NADH-quinone oxidoreductase subunit NuoK encodes MLPEPTFNSYLMLSAVLFTIGTAGVFLRRNLITILLSVEVMLNAVNLTFVAADRYHRAIDGQIIVFFVMTVAAAEAAVGLAIVIALFRHKETLTPDAFTSLKW; translated from the coding sequence ATGCTGCCGGAGCCGACATTCAACTCGTACCTGATGCTGTCCGCCGTGCTCTTCACGATCGGCACGGCGGGCGTGTTCCTGCGCCGGAATCTGATCACGATCCTGCTCTCGGTGGAGGTGATGCTCAACGCCGTGAACCTGACGTTCGTGGCGGCGGATCGCTATCACCGCGCGATCGACGGGCAGATCATCGTGTTCTTCGTCATGACGGTCGCGGCCGCCGAAGCGGCCGTCGGGCTGGCGATCGTCATCGCGCTGTTCCGGCACAAGGAAACGCTGACGCCCGACGCGTTTACGTCGCTGAAATGGTGA
- the purH gene encoding bifunctional phosphoribosylaminoimidazolecarboxamide formyltransferase/IMP cyclohydrolase, which translates to MPRNEAMRALISVSDKTGLVPFARALADAGWELVSTGGTAKALGAAGIPVVGISDVTGFPEMLDGRVKTLHPRVHGGILARRHRPGDLAALRDHDIRPIDLVVVNLYPFARAASRADLPFDDLVEEIDIGGPSLVRAAAKNFRDVLVVVDPADYDAVLAALSSADGPSVAFRFELSRRAFAHTAAYDQMIAATLDEVRVDDEGEFVRERGPAVDLLPAVWRPRLTKLRDLRYGENPHQHAAWYSEGPLGFGGAAVHQGKELSFTNLLDLDAAARIALEFDEPAAAVIKHTNPCGVSTASVLAEACRRAREADPLSAFGGIVGLNRPIDVETARVLTATFLEAVVAPGLEPRDEVLAILAAKPNLRVVTTSFAGLDGARDVRSILGAWLVQARDRVLEAGESWPGHGVVKVVTRRAPTTDEWRALRFAWRVCAHVKSNAVIFTGPDVTLAIGAGQMSRVDAVKTAVLKGAERLSGSVAASDAFFPFRDGLDAVAAAGATAVVQPGGSVRDAEVIAAADEHGLAMVFTGHRHFRH; encoded by the coding sequence ATGCCGAGGAATGAAGCGATGCGTGCGCTGATCAGTGTGTCGGACAAAACCGGGCTGGTGCCGTTCGCGCGGGCTCTCGCGGACGCCGGGTGGGAGCTCGTGTCGACGGGCGGCACGGCGAAGGCGCTCGGCGCCGCGGGCATTCCGGTCGTCGGCATCTCGGACGTCACCGGCTTCCCCGAGATGCTCGACGGCCGCGTCAAGACGCTGCACCCGCGCGTCCACGGCGGCATCCTCGCGCGCCGCCATCGTCCCGGCGATCTCGCGGCGCTGCGCGATCACGACATCCGGCCCATCGATCTCGTCGTCGTGAACCTCTATCCGTTCGCGCGCGCGGCGTCGCGGGCCGATCTGCCGTTCGACGATCTGGTCGAGGAGATCGACATCGGCGGTCCGAGTCTCGTCCGCGCGGCGGCGAAGAACTTCCGCGACGTGCTCGTCGTGGTCGATCCGGCCGACTACGACGCGGTGCTCGCGGCGCTCTCGTCGGCCGACGGCCCCAGCGTCGCGTTCCGGTTCGAGCTGTCGCGCCGCGCCTTCGCGCACACCGCCGCCTACGACCAGATGATCGCCGCGACCCTCGACGAGGTGCGCGTGGACGACGAGGGGGAGTTCGTCCGGGAGCGCGGACCGGCCGTCGACCTGCTGCCGGCCGTGTGGCGGCCGAGGCTCACCAAGCTGCGCGATCTGCGGTACGGCGAGAACCCGCATCAGCACGCCGCGTGGTACTCGGAGGGGCCGCTCGGATTCGGCGGCGCGGCGGTCCACCAGGGCAAGGAGCTCTCGTTCACCAACCTGCTCGATCTCGACGCGGCCGCGCGGATCGCCCTCGAGTTCGACGAGCCCGCAGCGGCCGTGATCAAACACACCAATCCGTGCGGCGTCTCGACCGCCTCGGTGCTGGCGGAAGCCTGCCGGCGCGCCCGCGAAGCGGATCCGCTGTCGGCATTCGGCGGCATCGTCGGCCTGAACCGGCCGATCGACGTCGAGACGGCGCGGGTGCTCACCGCGACCTTCCTCGAGGCCGTCGTGGCGCCTGGGCTCGAGCCGCGGGACGAGGTGCTCGCGATTCTCGCGGCGAAGCCGAACCTGCGCGTCGTGACGACGTCGTTCGCGGGCCTCGACGGGGCGCGCGACGTTCGATCGATTCTCGGGGCGTGGCTCGTGCAGGCACGCGACCGCGTGCTCGAGGCGGGCGAGTCGTGGCCGGGCCACGGCGTCGTCAAGGTCGTGACCCGGCGCGCTCCGACCACGGACGAGTGGCGCGCGTTGCGCTTCGCGTGGCGGGTGTGCGCTCATGTGAAGTCCAACGCCGTGATCTTCACGGGGCCGGACGTGACGCTCGCGATCGGCGCCGGCCAGATGAGCCGCGTCGACGCGGTCAAGACCGCCGTGCTCAAAGGGGCCGAACGCTTGAGCGGATCGGTGGCGGCGTCCGACGCGTTCTTCCCGTTCCGCGACGGCCTCGACGCGGTCGCCGCTGCGGGTGCGACGGCCGTCGTCCAGCCCGGAGGCTCCGTGCGGGACGCCGAAGTGATCGCCGCTGCCGACGAGCACGGTCTGGCGATGGTGTTCACGGGCCATCGTCACTTCCGGCACTGA
- a CDS encoding NADH-quinone oxidoreductase subunit N gives MLNDIIPVIPVLIVVLSACAVLLAEALRRPGESMPVGWLGIIGLAGSIVVSTLLWDRPTTAFGVIVVDDYTLFFNITLCAIGLLTILLSDGTAERDRLPVGEYYALMLFSISGMMLMGATLDLLVIFIALEIMSLAVYVMTGLKRTSEQGAEAAFKYFVLGAFSSAFFLYGIAFAYVVTGTTRLDELGVRVASAALNPGILLLLSTVLLLVGFAFKISAVPFHMWTPDAYQGAPTLVTGFMSTGVKAAAFAGFVRVFLTALEPLRVDWIPVVSAIAGLTMVLGTVVGVAQSSVKRMLAYSSIAHAGYLLVGLVAASAAGKAAILFYLVAYAVTNLGAFGVLAALSTPDRQHDEIRDFAGLWRERPGLSALLTVFLLSLGGFPPMVGFVAKWYIFNAAIREGLYALAILGVLTSVVSVFFYLRIVVQMYMTDEQAPGHRPVVPAVAAAGMVAAVVAVFYLGIQPGRLLSIAATSVSSIF, from the coding sequence ATGCTCAACGACATCATCCCCGTCATCCCGGTCCTCATCGTCGTCCTGTCGGCGTGCGCCGTCCTGCTGGCAGAGGCGCTGCGGCGGCCGGGGGAGTCGATGCCGGTCGGCTGGCTCGGCATCATCGGTCTCGCCGGCTCCATCGTGGTCTCGACGCTGCTCTGGGATCGGCCGACCACCGCGTTCGGCGTCATCGTCGTCGACGACTACACGCTGTTCTTCAACATCACCCTCTGCGCGATCGGCCTCTTGACGATCTTGCTGTCCGACGGAACGGCCGAACGCGACCGCCTGCCGGTGGGCGAGTACTACGCGCTCATGCTGTTCTCGATCTCCGGGATGATGCTCATGGGCGCCACGCTGGACCTGCTCGTGATCTTCATCGCGCTCGAGATCATGTCGCTGGCCGTGTACGTCATGACCGGCCTGAAGCGCACGAGCGAGCAGGGCGCCGAGGCGGCGTTCAAGTACTTCGTCCTCGGGGCGTTCTCGAGCGCGTTCTTCCTGTACGGGATCGCCTTCGCCTACGTCGTGACCGGCACGACGCGGCTCGACGAGCTCGGGGTCCGCGTGGCGAGCGCTGCGCTGAATCCCGGCATCCTGCTGCTGCTCTCGACGGTGCTGCTGCTCGTTGGGTTCGCGTTCAAGATCTCGGCCGTGCCGTTCCACATGTGGACGCCGGACGCGTACCAGGGGGCGCCCACCCTCGTCACCGGGTTCATGTCCACCGGCGTGAAGGCCGCGGCGTTCGCCGGGTTCGTGCGCGTGTTCCTGACGGCGCTCGAGCCGCTGCGCGTGGACTGGATTCCGGTGGTCTCGGCCATTGCTGGCCTCACCATGGTGCTCGGCACGGTGGTCGGCGTCGCGCAGTCGAGCGTCAAACGCATGCTCGCCTACTCGAGCATCGCGCACGCGGGCTACCTGCTGGTGGGGCTCGTGGCCGCCAGCGCCGCCGGCAAGGCCGCGATCCTCTTCTACCTCGTCGCGTACGCCGTCACCAACCTGGGCGCGTTCGGCGTGCTGGCCGCGCTGTCCACGCCAGACCGGCAGCACGACGAGATCCGCGACTTCGCGGGCCTCTGGCGCGAGCGGCCCGGGCTGTCGGCGCTGCTCACGGTGTTCCTGCTGTCGCTCGGCGGCTTTCCGCCGATGGTCGGGTTCGTCGCCAAGTGGTACATCTTCAACGCGGCGATCCGCGAAGGGCTCTACGCGCTCGCGATTCTCGGCGTGCTGACGAGCGTCGTGTCGGTGTTCTTCTATCTCCGGATCGTCGTCCAGATGTACATGACGGATGAACAGGCGCCCGGCCATCGCCCAGTGGTGCCGGCCGTGGCTGCTGCCGGCATGGTCGCCGCCGTGGTCGCCGTCTTCTACCTCGGCATCCAGCCGGGACGGCTGCTGTCGATCGCCGCGACGTCCGTGAGCTCCATCTTCTGA
- the nuoH gene encoding NADH-quinone oxidoreductase subunit NuoH codes for MPFEIPPSLVANVAVILVVFFALQISAAVLVYMERKVAAFVQQRYGPYLVGPRGLLQPLADIVKLLFKEELRPKAADPILFYVAPVLSAVAAFAAFAVVPFGADTDLFGLLEKPIHLAAADVNVGLLVIFAITSMGVYGIVLAGWSSNSKYALLGGLRSSAQMISYEISYGLSFAAVIMLAGSLSLREIVGQQAGGFLGVGHWYLWVQPLGFFIFLTAGVAETNRAPFDFPEAEQELVAGYHTEYSSMSFALFFLAEYVNMVTVSAVATNLFLGGWHGPLLPEWLGWIWFLVKVFALLFFYIWMRWTLPRYRYDQLMEFGWKYLLPLAVLNLLVTAFVVVYFVW; via the coding sequence ATGCCATTCGAGATTCCGCCGTCGCTCGTGGCGAACGTCGCCGTCATCCTCGTCGTGTTCTTCGCGCTGCAGATCTCGGCGGCGGTGCTCGTGTACATGGAGCGCAAGGTCGCCGCGTTCGTGCAGCAGCGGTATGGGCCGTATCTGGTCGGCCCGCGCGGCCTGTTGCAGCCGCTCGCCGACATCGTCAAGCTGCTGTTCAAGGAGGAGCTGCGGCCGAAGGCCGCCGACCCGATTCTCTTCTACGTCGCGCCGGTGCTCAGCGCCGTGGCGGCGTTCGCGGCGTTCGCGGTCGTGCCGTTCGGCGCGGACACGGACCTCTTCGGGCTGCTCGAGAAGCCGATTCACCTGGCGGCCGCCGACGTGAACGTCGGCCTGCTCGTCATCTTCGCGATCACGTCGATGGGCGTGTACGGCATCGTGCTCGCCGGGTGGAGCTCGAACAGCAAGTATGCGCTGCTCGGCGGCCTCCGGTCGTCGGCGCAGATGATCAGCTACGAGATCTCGTACGGCTTGTCGTTCGCGGCGGTCATCATGCTGGCCGGGTCGCTGTCGCTGCGCGAGATCGTCGGCCAGCAGGCCGGCGGCTTCCTCGGCGTGGGCCACTGGTACCTCTGGGTGCAGCCGCTCGGCTTCTTCATCTTCCTGACGGCCGGCGTGGCCGAGACGAATCGCGCGCCGTTCGACTTTCCCGAAGCCGAGCAGGAGCTGGTCGCCGGGTATCACACCGAGTACAGCTCGATGAGCTTCGCGCTCTTCTTCCTGGCCGAGTACGTGAACATGGTGACCGTCTCGGCCGTCGCCACGAACCTCTTCCTCGGAGGCTGGCACGGGCCGCTGCTGCCCGAGTGGCTGGGGTGGATCTGGTTCCTCGTCAAGGTCTTCGCGCTGCTGTTCTTCTACATCTGGATGCGGTGGACGCTGCCGCGTTACCGGTACGACCAGCTCATGGAGTTCGGGTGGAAGTACCTGCTGCCGCTCGCGGTCCTCAATCTCCTGGTGACGGCCTTCGTGGTCGTCTACTTCGTCTGGTAG
- a CDS encoding cold-shock protein → MRITGKVKWFNNAKGYGFIEREGGNDVFVHFSAIQGSGFRTLEEGQQVEFEIVDGPKGPQAGNVTKPS, encoded by the coding sequence ATGCGCATTACCGGTAAGGTCAAGTGGTTCAATAACGCCAAGGGGTACGGATTCATCGAACGCGAGGGGGGCAACGACGTCTTCGTGCACTTCTCCGCGATCCAGGGGTCCGGCTTTCGAACGCTCGAAGAAGGCCAGCAGGTCGAGTTCGAGATCGTCGACGGCCCCAAAGGGCCGCAGGCCGGCAACGTCACCAAGCCCAGCTAG
- a CDS encoding NADH-quinone oxidoreductase subunit M, protein MNAHILTTLVLLPLAGAVLVLLVGRERDALVRKLALAVSLVTFVVSLALWAQFDATSAEYQFQERLAWLPDFGISYHVGVDGISLLLVVLTTFLTPIALLCSWESIEDRVREFSFFMLALEAAMIGVFVSLDLFLFYVFWDAMLVPMYFLIGIWGYDRRIYASIKFMLYTMAGSVLMLLAILWLAYHHEGLVGLPSFDLIDLQALGVRPGLQMWLFLAFAVAFAIKVPLFPFHTWLPDAHVQAPTAGSVILAGVLLKMGTYGLLRFAFPLFPDAARMFAPYIALLAVIGIVYGALVAMVQPDMKKLVAYSSVSHLGVVVLGLCALNVNGIQGAVYQMLAHGVSTGGLFLIVGMLSDRRHTRQIAEYGGLKAVTPQLVAAFLLVTLASVALPGMNGFIGEFLILIGAFGSATLQSARVFTAVAATGVILSAVYMLWMFQRVNYGPVTNEKNRGLRDLSLREWCVIAPVCAMCIVMGVAPNVFLKPMEPAVRRTVEQIVRTGQPANASVAPPAAPVTVDAASAAAAAVLPPQSLPASR, encoded by the coding sequence ATGAACGCTCACATCCTGACCACGCTCGTCCTCCTTCCGCTGGCCGGTGCGGTCCTGGTGCTGCTCGTCGGCCGGGAGCGCGACGCGCTCGTTCGCAAGCTCGCGCTCGCTGTGTCGCTCGTGACCTTCGTCGTCAGCCTGGCGCTCTGGGCGCAGTTCGACGCGACGTCGGCCGAGTACCAGTTCCAGGAGCGGCTCGCCTGGCTCCCGGACTTCGGGATTTCGTACCACGTCGGGGTGGACGGCATCAGCCTGCTGCTCGTCGTGCTCACGACGTTCTTGACGCCGATTGCGCTCCTCTGCTCGTGGGAGTCGATCGAGGACCGGGTGCGCGAGTTCTCGTTCTTCATGCTGGCCCTCGAGGCCGCCATGATCGGCGTGTTCGTGTCGCTCGATCTCTTCCTCTTCTACGTGTTCTGGGACGCGATGCTGGTGCCGATGTACTTCCTGATCGGCATCTGGGGCTACGACCGCCGGATCTACGCCTCGATCAAGTTCATGCTCTACACGATGGCGGGCAGCGTGCTGATGCTCCTGGCCATCCTCTGGCTCGCGTACCACCACGAGGGGCTGGTCGGCCTGCCGAGCTTCGACCTGATCGACCTGCAGGCGCTCGGCGTCCGTCCCGGGCTGCAGATGTGGCTCTTCCTCGCGTTCGCGGTCGCGTTCGCGATCAAGGTGCCGCTGTTCCCGTTCCACACGTGGCTGCCCGACGCGCACGTGCAGGCGCCGACCGCCGGGTCGGTGATCCTGGCCGGCGTGCTGCTGAAGATGGGCACCTACGGGCTGCTCCGGTTCGCGTTTCCGCTCTTCCCGGACGCTGCGCGGATGTTCGCGCCGTACATCGCGTTGCTCGCGGTGATCGGCATCGTCTACGGCGCGCTCGTGGCGATGGTCCAGCCGGACATGAAGAAGCTCGTGGCCTATTCGTCGGTGAGCCACCTCGGCGTGGTCGTGCTGGGACTGTGCGCGCTCAACGTCAACGGCATTCAGGGCGCCGTCTACCAGATGCTCGCGCACGGCGTCTCGACCGGCGGGCTCTTCCTCATCGTCGGGATGCTGTCGGATCGCCGTCACACGCGGCAGATTGCCGAGTACGGCGGCCTCAAGGCGGTCACGCCGCAATTGGTCGCCGCGTTCCTGCTCGTGACGCTCGCCTCGGTGGCGCTGCCCGGCATGAACGGCTTCATCGGCGAGTTCCTGATCCTGATCGGCGCGTTCGGCAGCGCGACGCTCCAGAGCGCGCGCGTGTTCACCGCGGTGGCCGCGACGGGCGTGATCCTCTCGGCGGTCTACATGCTCTGGATGTTCCAGCGCGTGAACTACGGGCCCGTGACCAACGAGAAGAACCGCGGCTTGCGCGATCTCAGCCTGCGCGAGTGGTGTGTCATCGCGCCCGTCTGCGCGATGTGCATCGTCATGGGCGTGGCGCCGAACGTGTTCCTGAAGCCGATGGAGCCGGCCGTGCGCCGGACCGTCGAGCAGATCGTCCGCACCGGGCAGCCGGCGAACGCGTCGGTCGCGCCGCCGGCCGCACCCGTCACCGTGGACGCCGCGTCGGCGGCGGCCGCGGCCGTCCTGCCTCCACAGTCGCTGCCGGCCTCCCGCTGA
- a CDS encoding NADH-quinone oxidoreductase subunit J, with the protein MDALFFWVFAAVAVVASLLVVGQRNPMYSVLLLIVSFAALAGLYVLLEAPFVAAIQIIIYAGAIMVVFLFVVMLLNVPTEDPPSGYHARLFGGAGPRRFGAVLSAVLIVELAWALRQLQGASLPSPSESAPATVKDIGVRLFQDYGFAFEATSVLILIAMVGAIVLARKERG; encoded by the coding sequence ATGGACGCGCTCTTCTTCTGGGTGTTCGCGGCCGTTGCGGTCGTCGCCTCGCTCCTGGTCGTCGGGCAGCGGAACCCGATGTACAGCGTGCTGCTCCTGATCGTCTCGTTCGCGGCGCTGGCCGGCCTCTACGTGCTGCTCGAGGCGCCGTTCGTCGCGGCGATCCAGATCATCATCTACGCGGGCGCCATCATGGTGGTCTTCCTGTTCGTCGTCATGCTGCTGAACGTGCCGACGGAGGACCCACCGTCCGGATACCACGCCCGCCTGTTCGGCGGCGCCGGCCCGCGCCGGTTCGGGGCGGTGCTGTCGGCCGTGCTCATCGTCGAGCTCGCCTGGGCGCTGCGCCAGTTGCAGGGCGCGTCGCTGCCGTCACCGAGCGAGTCGGCGCCGGCGACCGTCAAGGACATCGGCGTGCGTCTCTTCCAGGACTACGGCTTCGCGTTCGAAGCCACGTCCGTCCTCATCCTCATCGCCATGGTCGGGGCGATCGTGCTCGCCCGGAAGGAACGCGGCTGA
- the nuoL gene encoding NADH-quinone oxidoreductase subunit L: MLLLIPLLPFLGFLANATVGRRAPKSLSGGIATAAMALSFGVAVAAVWTMLGVEPVGGVRAIEERVFSWISSGTLDVPLALRLDPLAAVMILVVTGIGTLIHLYSTAYMHDETDAEFARYFSYLNLFAAFMLVLVLGASFPVMFVGWEGVGLCSYLLIGFYYTRHSAADAGKKAFIVNRIGDFGFVLAMLAIFATFGTLDFQAVAARVAAMPVEATAGILTLITLLLFLGATGKSAQLPLYVWLPDAMEGPTPVSALIHAATMVTAGVYMIGRNAVLFSHAPMTLEVVAIVGCLTALMAGTIGLVQTDIKRVLAYSTVSQLGYMFLAMGVGAFAGGIFHLYTHAFFKALLFLGSGAVIHALHGEQDLRNMGGLKKDLPITYWTFLVGTLAIAGVPLLSGFFSKDEILWQTFARGHVVLWGLALLTAFLTATYMFRLLYLAFFGERRAPGHGHEVAPAGHGHAAPDPGHGEHGHARGTHDAPPAMAIALVVLAIGSVLAGYVGIPNALVHGGNRIEAFLEPSFHAPVATIAEAAAETEPAEEGAHHASTEFALMGLSIVVAFAGIGLATMLFLTAPRRADALAAQFGGLHRLLLNKYYVDELYDAAIVQPIKRLSSGLLWRGVDAGLIDGTVNGVGLVVRGWSAVLRRLQTGSVRAYAMSLFVGVVAILGYYLWR, from the coding sequence GTGCTGCTGCTGATCCCCCTGCTCCCGTTCCTCGGGTTCCTCGCCAACGCCACCGTCGGCCGGCGGGCGCCGAAGAGCCTGTCGGGCGGCATCGCGACCGCGGCGATGGCGCTGTCGTTCGGCGTCGCCGTCGCGGCGGTCTGGACGATGCTCGGCGTCGAGCCGGTCGGCGGCGTGCGGGCGATCGAGGAGCGCGTCTTCTCGTGGATCTCGTCCGGCACGCTCGACGTGCCGCTCGCGCTCCGGCTCGATCCGCTCGCGGCCGTCATGATCCTGGTCGTGACGGGGATCGGCACGCTGATTCACCTGTACTCGACGGCCTACATGCACGACGAGACGGACGCGGAGTTCGCGCGGTACTTCTCGTACCTGAACCTGTTCGCCGCGTTCATGCTCGTGCTCGTGCTGGGCGCGAGCTTCCCCGTGATGTTCGTCGGGTGGGAGGGCGTGGGCCTCTGCTCGTACCTGCTGATCGGCTTCTACTACACGCGGCATTCGGCCGCCGACGCCGGCAAGAAGGCGTTCATCGTCAACCGGATCGGCGACTTCGGGTTCGTCCTCGCGATGCTCGCGATCTTCGCGACGTTCGGCACGCTCGATTTCCAGGCGGTCGCCGCCAGAGTGGCGGCGATGCCGGTCGAGGCCACCGCCGGCATCCTCACGCTGATCACGCTGCTGCTCTTCCTGGGTGCGACCGGCAAGTCGGCGCAGTTGCCGCTGTACGTCTGGCTGCCCGACGCGATGGAGGGGCCCACGCCGGTCTCCGCCCTCATCCACGCGGCGACGATGGTGACGGCGGGCGTGTACATGATCGGACGCAACGCGGTGCTGTTCAGCCACGCGCCGATGACGCTCGAGGTCGTCGCCATCGTGGGCTGCCTGACGGCGCTCATGGCCGGCACCATCGGCCTCGTCCAGACCGACATCAAGCGCGTGCTCGCGTACTCCACCGTGTCGCAGCTCGGCTACATGTTCCTGGCGATGGGCGTGGGCGCGTTCGCCGGCGGGATCTTCCATCTCTACACCCACGCGTTCTTCAAGGCGCTGCTGTTCCTCGGATCGGGCGCCGTGATCCACGCGCTCCACGGCGAGCAGGACCTCCGCAACATGGGCGGTCTGAAGAAGGATCTGCCGATCACCTACTGGACCTTTCTCGTCGGGACGCTGGCGATTGCCGGCGTGCCGCTCCTGTCGGGGTTCTTCTCGAAGGACGAGATTCTCTGGCAGACCTTCGCGCGCGGCCACGTCGTGCTCTGGGGGCTCGCGCTCCTCACCGCGTTCCTGACGGCGACCTACATGTTCCGCCTGCTGTATCTCGCGTTCTTCGGTGAGCGGCGCGCGCCCGGGCACGGTCACGAGGTCGCGCCCGCGGGCCACGGCCACGCCGCGCCAGACCCGGGCCACGGCGAGCACGGCCACGCGCGCGGCACGCACGATGCTCCGCCGGCCATGGCGATCGCGCTCGTCGTGCTCGCGATCGGATCCGTCCTCGCCGGCTACGTCGGGATTCCGAACGCCCTGGTGCACGGCGGGAACCGCATCGAGGCCTTTCTCGAGCCGAGCTTCCACGCGCCGGTCGCGACAATCGCCGAAGCCGCGGCCGAGACGGAGCCGGCCGAAGAGGGCGCGCATCACGCCAGCACCGAGTTCGCCCTGATGGGCCTCTCGATCGTCGTCGCATTCGCGGGCATCGGCCTCGCGACGATGCTGTTCCTGACGGCGCCGCGGCGGGCGGATGCGCTGGCGGCGCAGTTCGGCGGGCTACACCGCCTGCTCCTGAACAAGTACTACGTGGACGAGCTGTACGATGCGGCGATCGTCCAGCCGATCAAGCGGCTGTCTTCCGGCCTGCTGTGGCGCGGCGTCGACGCCGGCCTGATCGACGGAACGGTCAACGGCGTCGGGCTCGTCGTGCGCGGCTGGAGCGCGGTGCTGCGCCGGCTCCAGACCGGATCGGTGCGGGCCTACGCGATGTCCCTGTTCGTCGGGGTCGTTGCGATTCTCGGGTATTACCTCTGGCGATGA